From one Basilea psittacipulmonis DSM 24701 genomic stretch:
- a CDS encoding DNA polymerase III subunit chi, which produces MSRVYFLFGVPDRFVQASKTIAKRVSEGERVIVYCPGKAREDKLQRILWNMEGDLFLPLIDVNEPEPAPNVKKHAKLLLCHQFENIDIRPEDWLLNLSNEIPPCFEKFSKVMEIVSTVEQDIENARNRWRNYKQAQHQMKSMKYDELAAGN; this is translated from the coding sequence ATGTCTCGAGTGTATTTTTTGTTTGGCGTTCCCGATCGTTTTGTTCAAGCGAGTAAAACGATCGCAAAACGTGTTAGTGAGGGAGAAAGGGTCATTGTTTATTGTCCTGGCAAAGCTCGTGAAGATAAACTCCAACGTATTTTGTGGAATATGGAGGGAGATTTATTTTTACCTTTGATTGATGTCAATGAGCCAGAACCCGCACCAAACGTGAAAAAACATGCTAAATTATTACTGTGTCATCAGTTTGAAAATATAGATATTCGACCAGAGGATTGGTTGTTGAATCTATCGAATGAAATACCACCTTGTTTTGAGAAATTTTCAAAAGTCATGGAGATTGTCTCAACTGTGGAACAAGACATAGAGAATGCAAGAAATCGATGGCGAAACTATAAACAAGCCCAACACCAGATGAAATCCATGAAATATGATGAACTGGCAGCGGGTAATTAA
- a CDS encoding leucyl aminopeptidase, which translates to MQFNTKLSTKPLEFNTHALFVGVYKDALNTNAQGIEAIGEHIIALKGEFKANIGETLVLRNLSGIKAKRVVLVGLGDQANYNINSLQKAYESVSRYANAASLEKIADTIIQESIEGVSMAERAKLAARYLELGNYRYDTSFSKAHKPSAPTLSQVTFMVPRDEAETVQQAAQMGQAVALGQNFAKQLANLPGNYATPSYLAQQALALGKTYKSIKVEVLKRKQIEALNMGAFLSVAAGSEQEPRFLVLKYFGKSGAKANKLKHPYVLVGKGVTFDSGGISLKPGLGMDEMKFDMGGAASVLGTIKAVAEMKLPIDLVVLVPATENMPSGRATKPGDVVTSMSGLTIEVLNTDAEGRLILCDALTYAKQFKPKLVIDVATLTGACVIALGNELSGLYANDDALAQELLAAGKATSDRAWHMPLEESYHELLKSNFADLQNIGGPAGGSITAACFLSKFATDYTWAHLDIAGTAWTKGSQKGATGRPVPLLVQFLENQLKSE; encoded by the coding sequence ATGCAATTCAACACAAAACTTAGTACAAAACCTTTAGAATTTAACACTCATGCTTTATTCGTTGGCGTGTATAAAGATGCTTTGAATACCAATGCCCAAGGAATTGAAGCGATTGGTGAGCATATTATAGCCTTGAAAGGGGAGTTTAAGGCAAATATTGGCGAAACATTGGTATTGAGAAATCTCTCTGGTATTAAAGCAAAACGTGTGGTTTTGGTAGGATTGGGCGATCAGGCAAATTACAACATTAATTCATTGCAGAAAGCATATGAAAGTGTGAGCCGTTATGCGAATGCTGCTTCTTTGGAAAAGATTGCTGATACGATTATTCAGGAAAGCATTGAGGGAGTCAGCATGGCGGAACGAGCAAAATTAGCTGCTCGTTATTTAGAGTTGGGTAATTATCGTTATGATACAAGCTTTAGTAAAGCACATAAACCATCAGCACCCACTTTGTCTCAGGTAACGTTTATGGTTCCTAGAGATGAGGCTGAAACCGTGCAACAAGCCGCTCAGATGGGACAAGCGGTGGCGTTAGGACAGAATTTTGCAAAACAATTAGCCAATCTACCAGGTAATTATGCAACGCCGAGTTATTTGGCCCAACAGGCATTAGCTTTGGGTAAAACATATAAATCCATTAAAGTTGAGGTGCTAAAACGTAAACAAATCGAAGCCTTGAACATGGGGGCGTTTTTGTCGGTTGCAGCAGGTAGTGAACAAGAACCACGTTTTCTCGTGTTGAAGTATTTTGGTAAAAGTGGGGCTAAAGCGAATAAGCTAAAACATCCTTACGTCTTGGTGGGCAAAGGGGTGACATTTGATTCGGGCGGTATCTCGTTGAAACCTGGTTTGGGAATGGATGAGATGAAGTTTGATATGGGTGGTGCAGCTTCTGTATTAGGCACGATTAAAGCGGTAGCAGAAATGAAACTTCCTATTGATCTGGTGGTATTGGTGCCTGCCACAGAAAATATGCCAAGTGGTCGTGCAACGAAACCGGGTGATGTGGTGACCAGTATGTCTGGCTTGACGATTGAAGTATTGAATACTGATGCGGAAGGACGTTTGATTTTGTGTGATGCATTAACTTATGCTAAACAGTTTAAACCCAAGTTAGTTATCGATGTGGCGACTTTAACGGGGGCTTGCGTGATTGCCTTGGGTAATGAATTAAGCGGTTTGTATGCGAATGACGATGCCTTGGCTCAGGAATTGTTAGCGGCAGGTAAAGCAACAAGTGATCGAGCTTGGCATATGCCTTTGGAAGAAAGCTATCACGAATTACTGAAAAGTAATTTTGCAGATCTTCAGAACATTGGCGGTCCAGCAGGCGGTTCCATTACGGCAGCTTGTTTCCTATCTAAGTTTGCAACGGATTATACATGGGCTCATTTGGATATTGCGGGTACGGCTTGGACAAAAGGATCCCAAAAAGGTGCGACAGGTCGTCCAGTGCCTTTATTAGTGCAGTTCTTGGAAAATCAGTTGAAATCTGAATAG
- the lptF gene encoding LPS export ABC transporter permease LptF, protein MSLFKRSVSNEIISHTSMVFCTLTIIWISVLLVRLLGQATQGAIGADLVFALSSLAVIAAVPTLLTLSLFLGVIMTISRNYRDHEMMVWFSSGVSTIDFIKPTLRVTLPLFILITLLTLFATPWSQQQISEYRVRFQNRSEISKVALGQFIEVSGGDKVVFIEPPKNSTDDMGQVFARIHSPGWYSIILSKNARILTNDAGERLVQLGEGTRYDTQADTAEFRTIAFDQYTIRVSNPDAAEQQNQVNNVIQNQIKARPSLLLFNDHHARSDAELFYRLSIPIAAIILSFLAIPLGAVNPRIGKSGALIIAGLLALIYMNVINLARSWISSGSLSYVLALVLVHGAIALCTIYFFWLRIRVKAPKPPVNIEA, encoded by the coding sequence ATGTCCTTATTTAAACGTTCTGTCTCAAATGAAATTATCAGTCATACGAGCATGGTATTTTGTACGTTAACCATTATTTGGATTAGTGTACTGTTAGTACGTTTACTAGGTCAAGCAACACAAGGGGCAATTGGTGCAGATTTAGTATTTGCCTTATCCTCATTGGCCGTCATTGCGGCGGTTCCCACCCTATTGACTTTATCTTTATTTCTAGGCGTGATCATGACCATTTCTCGCAATTATCGCGATCACGAAATGATGGTGTGGTTTTCCAGTGGTGTCTCCACGATTGATTTTATTAAACCCACATTAAGAGTCACGCTACCTCTTTTTATTTTGATTACCCTACTAACGCTTTTTGCTACCCCTTGGTCTCAACAACAAATCAGTGAGTACCGTGTTCGTTTCCAAAATCGTTCTGAAATTTCTAAAGTCGCTTTGGGACAGTTTATTGAAGTAAGCGGGGGAGACAAAGTCGTGTTCATCGAACCCCCCAAAAATAGTACAGATGATATGGGACAGGTATTTGCTCGCATTCATTCACCTGGTTGGTACTCTATCATTCTATCCAAAAATGCTCGTATTTTGACTAATGATGCAGGCGAAAGATTGGTCCAATTAGGTGAGGGTACCCGTTATGATACGCAAGCTGATACCGCCGAATTTAGGACGATTGCGTTTGATCAATACACGATTCGTGTTTCTAATCCAGACGCGGCAGAACAGCAAAATCAAGTCAATAACGTTATTCAAAACCAAATTAAAGCACGCCCTAGTCTGCTACTTTTTAACGATCATCATGCTCGTTCGGATGCCGAACTTTTTTATCGTCTTAGCATCCCTATCGCCGCCATTATTCTATCGTTTTTAGCGATTCCATTAGGAGCGGTTAATCCCAGAATAGGTAAATCTGGGGCATTGATCATTGCTGGCTTACTCGCTTTGATTTACATGAATGTGATTAACTTGGCTCGCAGTTGGATTTCCTCTGGTAGTCTAAGTTACGTGCTTGCTTTGGTCTTAGTGCATGGTGCCATCGCACTGTGTACCATTTATTTTTTCTGGTTAAGAATCCGTGTCAAAGCACCCAAACCACCTGTTAACATCGAAGCTTGA
- a CDS encoding C40 family peptidase has product MKKTLLSRMLFASVFAMVTAVNAYAAPATTSAPATKKTVTKKASSKKTKALKVSKHSVTTKVSKHKTASVSKKSTTKKKVVVMNDVASKKESIDEKMKHIEPLKLTMNMPVPATLTEPDPLKDFAMAKKLDLTAESERQRESELGQTLAYAALDHLGIRYRFGGTSPAGGFDCSGLIYYTVNKSLGVKLPRTARVMATIGEKVSREDLQPGDLVFFNTRGHRNSHVGIYLGDNQFIHAPRTGRNVSIESLNSSYWIKHYNGARRITKELAAR; this is encoded by the coding sequence ATGAAAAAAACATTATTGAGCAGAATGCTATTTGCTTCTGTATTTGCTATGGTGACAGCGGTAAATGCTTATGCAGCACCTGCTACTACGTCTGCACCCGCCACGAAAAAAACAGTAACGAAGAAAGCATCATCTAAGAAAACGAAAGCGTTGAAAGTATCGAAGCATTCTGTTACGACTAAGGTATCTAAGCACAAGACGGCAAGTGTATCGAAGAAATCGACTACGAAGAAAAAAGTCGTGGTCATGAATGATGTCGCATCGAAAAAAGAGTCGATTGACGAGAAAATGAAGCATATTGAACCGTTGAAACTAACGATGAATATGCCTGTACCAGCGACTTTGACTGAGCCAGATCCGCTAAAAGATTTTGCCATGGCTAAAAAGCTTGATTTAACAGCTGAATCAGAGCGTCAGAGAGAGTCAGAATTAGGACAGACTCTAGCTTATGCTGCATTGGACCATTTAGGTATCCGTTATCGTTTTGGTGGTACCAGTCCTGCAGGTGGGTTTGATTGCAGTGGTTTGATTTATTACACAGTGAATAAGTCTTTAGGTGTGAAACTTCCAAGAACAGCAAGAGTGATGGCAACGATTGGAGAGAAAGTTTCTCGTGAAGACCTACAACCTGGCGATTTGGTATTCTTTAATACACGTGGACACCGTAATTCGCATGTGGGTATTTACCTTGGCGATAACCAGTTCATTCACGCACCTCGTACAGGTAGAAATGTCAGCATTGAAAGCTTAAATTCTTCGTATTGGATTAAGCATTACAATGGTGCAAGACGTATCACAAAAGAGTTAGCTGCTCGCTAA
- a CDS encoding DUF2325 domain-containing protein: MNDAKNALVVGADRLGNIPDLLKSHQIAIRQHISGRDPAHQKKTLNLPSGTHLVILLTDFLGHNVMKSFRNAAQKAGVPVLVCKRSVSSVHQALTQNGFA; this comes from the coding sequence ATGAATGATGCAAAAAACGCATTGGTGGTAGGAGCGGATAGGTTAGGGAATATTCCTGATTTGCTGAAAAGTCATCAGATTGCCATACGCCAGCATATTAGTGGTCGTGACCCAGCTCATCAGAAAAAAACACTGAATTTGCCTAGTGGTACGCACTTAGTGATTTTGCTGACGGACTTTTTAGGGCATAACGTGATGAAATCGTTTAGAAATGCTGCTCAGAAAGCAGGGGTTCCTGTATTGGTTTGTAAACGATCGGTCAGCAGTGTTCACCAAGCTTTGACTCAGAATGGATTTGCTTGA
- a CDS encoding DUF4139 domain-containing protein, translating to MAKDVFIDNHHAQITIFSQNAQINLEKSISLEKGVHTIRLTNIPSTIKPTNLYIQPIDGVKILKKEVLEQNKDGELDKEIKAVNQRIKNLDNQRALILTSPIDQKDFTNIFKDRQKLLNEIEDSLEKEYETYNELQKRLLAKQILITLQTDKALNERHFLFSYIDDKISWQPHYLASFSQDHLNFYSYALINNESIDYPDASINFSTATLASYIPQNYRWELREANNNNLIQATRMVKMAKFSADSSDNAPESHAYEVKTKETWVSSDIQIDGPQSINTGLTQLLLKDDINTQAKISYQAWPMQNQNVFLIARKPLEQPIYAGMLDTYINHQYLSSSYIENTAKGGELSILLGIDNRISLKTQKNVQTKKTGKQYTVTYEYRYQLQNTLSKEVNLTLNLVLPISSDERIKVTPIIPKNIKLGHVEQKESADTSEVNWINEYQETVTLPAGSQKEVIQKFTVTYPDNMTVSGLRGY from the coding sequence ATGGCAAAAGACGTGTTCATCGACAATCATCATGCTCAAATCACGATCTTTTCTCAAAATGCTCAGATCAATCTCGAAAAAAGCATCAGTTTGGAGAAAGGTGTTCACACCATTCGATTAACCAATATCCCCAGTACTATCAAACCCACCAATCTTTACATCCAACCCATCGATGGGGTAAAAATCCTAAAAAAAGAAGTACTCGAACAAAACAAGGATGGGGAATTAGATAAAGAAATTAAAGCGGTGAATCAACGCATTAAAAATTTAGATAATCAACGTGCATTAATTTTGACATCCCCTATTGATCAAAAAGATTTCACCAACATTTTTAAGGATCGCCAAAAACTGTTAAATGAGATTGAAGACTCATTAGAAAAAGAGTATGAAACGTATAATGAACTGCAAAAACGCCTGCTTGCTAAACAAATTCTAATCACGTTGCAAACGGATAAGGCATTAAACGAACGTCATTTTTTGTTTTCATACATCGATGATAAAATTTCTTGGCAACCGCATTATTTAGCCTCTTTTTCCCAAGATCATTTGAACTTTTATTCATACGCTTTGATCAATAATGAAAGCATCGATTATCCAGATGCGTCGATCAACTTTTCTACCGCTACATTAGCGAGTTATATTCCCCAAAACTATCGTTGGGAACTACGCGAAGCAAACAATAACAACCTCATTCAAGCTACTCGCATGGTAAAGATGGCAAAATTCAGTGCGGACTCTTCTGATAATGCTCCTGAATCACATGCATACGAGGTCAAAACCAAGGAAACATGGGTATCATCTGATATTCAGATCGATGGGCCACAAAGCATTAACACGGGTTTGACACAATTATTATTGAAAGACGACATCAATACTCAAGCCAAGATTTCGTATCAAGCATGGCCGATGCAAAACCAAAATGTATTTCTCATTGCCCGCAAACCCCTTGAACAGCCTATTTATGCGGGGATGTTAGATACGTATATCAATCACCAATACCTATCTTCCTCTTATATTGAAAACACAGCAAAAGGCGGTGAACTGAGTATTTTATTAGGTATTGATAATCGCATTTCACTCAAAACGCAGAAAAACGTACAAACCAAGAAAACAGGTAAACAATACACCGTTACTTATGAATACCGATACCAATTACAGAACACGTTGTCTAAAGAAGTAAACTTAACCTTAAACTTGGTGTTACCTATTTCTTCGGATGAACGAATTAAAGTCACGCCCATTATCCCCAAAAACATTAAGTTGGGACACGTTGAACAAAAAGAATCGGCTGATACATCAGAAGTCAACTGGATAAATGAGTATCAAGAAACGGTGACATTGCCTGCTGGATCCCAAAAGGAAGTGATACAAAAATTTACAGTTACCTATCCTGATAACATGACGGTGTCTGGATTACGAGGTTATTAA
- a CDS encoding LTA synthase family protein, translated as MIKKSKSVLFPIFVFILINLIVLTAFRLGLSIWQAERVNQVQGWTNLIIQGWRIDIVSMCYLYGVPALLSVLLFYPNRLIGKVWRYILSLWLTISSVFILFMEVSTPAFIETYDFRPNRLFVEYLLYPKEVFTMLTHGHLTAVILSSLSLLLSIYVYWKIAKWACKEVHPISWKWQPIVSVLIIVIAFLGARSSLGHRGINPAMVAFSPDPLVNSLVLNSGYSVLYAVQQLKDEEHSSTQYGKMSAQEMFQILKKHNYRSNEDYIDPNLPTLSVNPASYQGKPRNIVILLQESLGAQFIGALGGLPLSPNFDELSQQGWLFENIYATGTRSVRGIEAVMTGFTPTPARAVVKLEKSQRNFFTIAELLKNQGYQTTFIYGGEKHFDNMASFFYGNGFQTVIDENDYPNPKFKATWGVSDEDLFDKAHDYFTEQAAKNQPFFALVFSSSNHDPFEFPDGKIELYEQPKQTRRNAAKYADYAIGHFFKLAKSSNYWDNTIFIIIADHDSRVAGETLVPIKHFHIPALILGKDVPVKRDPRLVSQIDIPPTLLSLAGINATYPMIGFDLTKDVDPNRAIMQYDQTQAFMSGKDVVIMKPKVPAQGFVYDKSRETLTPTSLSSDLQNEALAYALFGSYMYKNQLYRLPEQK; from the coding sequence ATGATAAAAAAATCAAAATCTGTTTTATTCCCCATTTTTGTTTTTATTTTGATAAACCTAATCGTTTTGACCGCATTCAGACTAGGTTTATCTATTTGGCAAGCCGAACGCGTCAATCAAGTGCAAGGCTGGACAAACCTCATTATTCAAGGGTGGCGAATCGACATCGTATCAATGTGCTATCTATATGGTGTTCCTGCCTTATTAAGCGTATTGTTGTTTTATCCAAACCGTCTTATTGGTAAAGTCTGGCGCTACATCTTGTCTCTTTGGTTAACGATTAGCAGTGTTTTTATCCTTTTCATGGAAGTCAGCACACCTGCTTTTATCGAAACCTATGATTTTAGACCTAATCGTCTATTTGTCGAGTATCTTTTGTACCCCAAAGAAGTCTTTACTATGCTTACTCACGGACACTTAACCGCTGTTATATTAAGCAGCCTTTCTTTGCTGTTGAGTATTTATGTGTATTGGAAAATCGCGAAATGGGCTTGTAAAGAGGTACATCCCATCTCATGGAAATGGCAACCTATTGTCAGTGTGCTGATTATTGTCATTGCTTTTTTAGGGGCCAGATCCAGTCTAGGACACCGAGGCATCAATCCCGCCATGGTCGCCTTTTCACCTGATCCATTAGTCAATTCTTTGGTACTTAATTCTGGTTATTCCGTGTTATATGCTGTTCAACAGCTCAAAGATGAAGAACATTCATCTACCCAATACGGAAAAATGTCTGCCCAAGAAATGTTCCAGATATTGAAAAAACACAATTATCGTTCCAATGAAGATTATATCGATCCTAACTTACCGACATTGAGCGTCAATCCTGCTAGCTATCAGGGCAAACCTAGAAACATTGTGATACTTCTACAAGAAAGTCTAGGGGCCCAGTTTATCGGTGCCTTAGGAGGTTTACCTTTATCCCCTAACTTTGATGAACTGTCTCAACAAGGTTGGTTATTTGAAAATATTTATGCAACGGGAACGCGATCTGTTCGTGGGATTGAAGCGGTCATGACAGGTTTTACGCCAACACCCGCTCGTGCAGTGGTAAAACTAGAAAAGAGCCAACGCAATTTTTTTACCATCGCCGAGTTACTTAAAAATCAAGGTTATCAAACAACCTTTATTTATGGTGGCGAGAAACACTTTGATAATATGGCCAGTTTCTTTTATGGCAATGGATTTCAAACCGTCATTGATGAAAACGACTACCCCAACCCTAAGTTTAAAGCCACTTGGGGCGTAAGCGATGAAGATTTATTTGACAAAGCTCATGATTACTTTACGGAGCAAGCTGCAAAAAACCAACCTTTTTTTGCCTTAGTGTTTAGTTCAAGTAACCATGACCCATTTGAGTTTCCTGATGGAAAAATCGAGCTTTACGAACAACCTAAACAAACCCGTCGCAACGCGGCGAAATATGCTGATTATGCCATAGGACATTTTTTCAAATTAGCCAAATCATCGAATTATTGGGATAACACCATCTTTATTATTATTGCGGATCATGATTCTCGAGTGGCTGGTGAAACGCTTGTTCCTATCAAGCATTTTCATATTCCCGCTTTGATTCTTGGCAAGGATGTTCCTGTCAAACGCGATCCACGATTAGTCAGTCAAATTGATATACCCCCTACTTTACTATCTCTAGCGGGTATTAACGCGACTTATCCTATGATTGGTTTTGATCTTACCAAAGACGTGGATCCTAACCGTGCCATTATGCAGTACGACCAAACACAAGCATTCATGTCTGGAAAGGATGTGGTGATCATGAAACCCAAAGTCCCTGCCCAAGGTTTTGTGTATGATAAAAGTCGTGAAACCCTTACTCCGACTAGCTTATCATCCGATCTGCAAAACGAAGCACTTGCTTATGCTTTATTTGGTAGCTATATGTACAAAAACCAACTTTATCGACTCCCTGAACAAAAGTAA
- a CDS encoding hemerythrin domain-containing protein, with protein sequence MNQDNQKWVTESDQATIEHILSRFHDVHRQQLDEIMALAQSDAVVDKLPNGLIPLLQHIHMDLLNHMMKEEQVLFPMILAGAGARASMPITVMKHEHADHESALTQLDELTHHFTVSDSSCTELKNLYQLLATFSQDLKQHIDLENNVLFERTLNKH encoded by the coding sequence ATGAATCAAGATAATCAAAAATGGGTAACTGAAAGTGATCAAGCAACGATTGAGCATATTTTGAGTCGTTTTCATGATGTCCATCGTCAACAGTTAGATGAGATCATGGCGTTAGCACAGTCTGATGCTGTGGTGGATAAATTACCAAACGGCTTGATTCCTTTATTACAGCACATTCATATGGATTTATTAAATCATATGATGAAAGAAGAGCAAGTGCTATTTCCTATGATTTTAGCGGGTGCAGGGGCCAGAGCTAGTATGCCCATTACGGTGATGAAACATGAACATGCTGATCATGAATCAGCACTGACCCAATTAGACGAACTGACGCATCATTTTACCGTTTCGGACTCGTCCTGTACTGAGTTGAAAAATTTATATCAGTTGTTAGCAACATTCTCACAAGATTTAAAACAACATATTGATTTAGAGAATAATGTTTTATTTGAACGTACGTTAAATAAGCATTAA
- the secF gene encoding protein translocase subunit SecF, with translation MELFRIRKTIPFMKHALVLNIISVITFILAVFFIATRGFHLSIEFTGGTVMEVQYAQTADLEKIRAEIGKLGYSDYQVQNFGTSKDVMIRLPVPKTETTAEQGDRVLEALKTVDPSVQMTRVEFVGPQFGNELLINGLKAFAFVAIGIILYLAIRFEWKFAVAGVIANLHDVVIILGFFAFFQWEFSLSVLAGVLAVLGYSVNESVVIMDRIRENFRKQRKMSVKDTIDSSITQTISRTVITHASTQMMVLSMLFFGGPTLHNFALALTIGIWFGIYSSVFVAAALAMWFGVKREDLIKKPKPKDDQTAEAM, from the coding sequence ATGGAATTATTCCGTATTCGTAAAACCATTCCGTTTATGAAGCACGCTTTGGTGTTGAATATCATTAGCGTGATCACATTCATATTAGCGGTGTTTTTTATTGCCACTCGTGGTTTTCATTTGTCTATTGAGTTTACGGGTGGAACGGTCATGGAAGTGCAATACGCACAAACAGCTGATCTAGAAAAAATTCGTGCTGAAATTGGCAAGTTAGGATACAGCGATTATCAAGTACAAAACTTTGGTACCTCAAAAGACGTGATGATCCGTTTGCCTGTGCCTAAGACAGAAACAACCGCTGAACAGGGTGACAGAGTATTGGAGGCTCTAAAAACAGTAGATCCCTCTGTCCAGATGACGCGTGTGGAGTTTGTGGGTCCTCAGTTTGGGAATGAGTTGTTGATCAATGGTCTGAAAGCGTTTGCTTTTGTGGCGATTGGCATTATTCTTTACTTGGCGATTCGATTTGAATGGAAGTTCGCGGTAGCTGGCGTAATTGCTAACTTGCACGACGTGGTCATTATTCTTGGGTTCTTTGCATTTTTTCAGTGGGAATTTTCTTTATCTGTTTTGGCAGGTGTATTAGCGGTACTGGGTTACTCTGTGAACGAATCAGTGGTGATCATGGACCGTATCCGTGAGAATTTCCGCAAACAAAGAAAAATGTCTGTAAAAGACACCATCGATTCTTCGATTACGCAAACCATTTCTCGTACAGTGATTACACACGCTTCTACGCAGATGATGGTGTTATCGATGTTATTTTTCGGTGGTCCGACATTACATAATTTCGCATTAGCGTTAACCATTGGTATTTGGTTTGGTATCTATTCATCTGTGTTTGTAGCTGCTGCCTTAGCAATGTGGTTTGGCGTTAAACGTGAAGATTTAATTAAAAAGCCAAAACCAAAAGATGATCAAACGGCCGAGGCGATGTAA